From the Papaver somniferum cultivar HN1 chromosome 2, ASM357369v1, whole genome shotgun sequence genome, the window tattgcaacctttcgtttggtagccagtggcatgaaagtatgatcagtatgtctttaatatggcccagtttaggcgcggtcaaaagttagggttattgctttaggcgcgaccaaactagggccaaaggttgtcatgcgttagctggtaaccttggacgggtaagatatgcatcttagatggaaaggtggtcgttgattgatgcaggccttcgttttggtagccgcatagggaaggctggcatggtatggcgcgacaaggtgtttggcatgacattggcacatgtggcatggcatgccttggcgcggtttggcatggccaaaactagggttttgggtcaaaggttaccatgcgttgtatggcgaccttggacggctaggatttgcatctagggtggaagggtggtcgttgatcgtcgcacgccttcattttggtagacgcatggggaaggccggcatggaatggcacgacaaggtggttgacatgccattgaaacatgtggcatggcatgccttggcgcgttttggcatggccaaaactaggattttgagccaaaggttaccatgtgttatttggcgaccttggacggctaggatttgcatctaggatggaagggtggtcgttgatcgtcgcacgctttcgttttggtagcagcatggggaaggacgacatggtatggcgcggcaaggtggttggcatgccattggcacatgtggcatggcatgccttggcacggtttggcgtggccaaaactagggttttgggccaaaggttaacatgcattttttggcgaccttggacggctaggatattcatctaggatggaagggtggccgttgatcgtcgcacgccttcgttttggtagccgcataggaaggccagcatggtatggcgcggcaaggtggttggcatgccattggcacatgtggcatggcattccttggcgcggtttggcgtggctaaaagtaggattttgggccaaaggttaccatgccttgtttggagaccttggacggataggatttgcatctaggatggaatggtggtcgttgatcgtcgcacaccttcgttttggtagccgcatagggaaggccggcatggtggggccaaggacaatggcgcggatggcttggcatagtgggtccaagggtttggcacggacgtcttggcatggtggggccaatgcaaggtgcgtttggcttggaaTGGTTGGGTCAAgggtttggaatgccattggcgcttggtgcagctagcatggttggggcaaaGGCAAGgcacggttggcttggcatggtggggccaagggtttggcatgccattggcgcatggtgcggatagcatggttatggccaaggaaaggtgcggttgacttggcatggtggggccaagtatttggcatgccattggcgcatggtgtggctagcatgattgtcatgccttggcgcggtagacgtggctggcatggtttgccattggcacagtggtgcggctggcatggttttcatgccttggcgcggagatgtggctggcatggttggcatgccttggcgcggagatgtggctggcatggttttccattggcacaatggtgcggctggcatgtatggcatgccttggcgcggagatgtggctggcatggttttctattggcacagtggtgaggatggcatggttggcatgccttggtgcggctggcatggttttccattgacacagtggtgtggatggcatggttggcatgccttggcgcggtagcatgagaattagggtttggtatgtacgaagatgatgtcgtccaatactaagggttctgttgtggaacatgacacatgtataaaaaaaaggtaccctggtaattcttacgtaagtatgttgaatgattcaataaatgtgctagtggttgtagtgacgtcatgtcagatgtaaggtttcacgattttaaccctaagctaaaaactaccatcaacagatgcacaagcaagtcgaagattatgtggatgacatagtggtcaaatCAAAAACTCGTGCAACCCATATGGACGTCCTACggaaagtgtttgaaaggtgtcgcgagtATAAATTGAGGAAGGAATAAAAGTCGATCCGACCAAAACCAAAGCTATCCTTACGATGCCTCCCCTacaaactgtgaaagaactccaaagcttcatgaaAAAGGTAAACTATatccgacgttttatacctggtttggccCAACTTATCGTTGCATTCACTCCCCTATTGAAGAAGGGAGCAAGCTTCATTTGGAGTACAAAGCAACAAGAAGCATTTCGGAAGATCCAGCAAATATTGTCGTCACCCGGTGTTATGAAATCTCCCATGCAAGGAAGAGCGTACACTGAGAGATGTTGAACTCAGGTAACCCAAAGTAGAGATGCTTTCCCGGTGTTATGAAATCTCCCAGAAAATATTATCGACACTGCTGTCGGGGCCCTCCTTTCTCAGGAAGATGATGAGGGGATTGAACAtcctatatactacttcagccGTATACtgagagatgctgaactcagGTACCCCAGAGTAGAGAAAGCATGCTTAGCTCTAGTTCACGCCGTgcagaaattcagacattatcTAATGTCGAATAAGGTGGTGTTAATATCCAGAGCTGACCCTATCAAGTTCTTATTCTCGAAACCATCTTTGATAGGCAGGCCAGCCAAATGGTTGCTTCAAACGTCAAAGTTTGATATAACATGCGCTCCTCCAAGAGCTATCAAAGGGAAAGCGGTGACAGATCTTATAGAAGCATTCCCAAGAGAAGGAACCACCGCGCTACATGAAGACCTTTCCGGAGAGTTTCCCAAAATCTCTTTTATCGAAGAAGAAGCGTGGATATTGTATTTCGACGCATCTGCTACGCCTAGAAATAATACTGGAGGAGTGGGCGTAGTTCTAGTGTCCCCAACGGGCGAGGTCTTTTCATATTCTTTCAAGTTAGACTTTCAGTGCACCAAAAGTTCGGCAGAATACGAAGCTTTCCTCATAGGATTGTCACTAGACAAACGAGCAGGAGCCACGCGCCTGGAAGTAAGACGTGACTCTAAGCTGCCGGTCAATCAGATGAACGGGGTCTACTCACTCAAGGAAGTAACGCTAACCCCTTATAGATCCGAGGCGCAAAATCTATTGAACTACTTTGCTGACGTGAACATAACCCATATTGGCCGCAATAACAACAAAAACATCGATTGCCTAGCCACATTGGCCTCGAAGCTGCAATTTGAAGGTTTGGAAGAAACTTTGATTGTGAAGAGACGGAATGTAGCGTCGACATGGCTTGCAGAATCTAAAGATGCTGAAACTGACGACTGGAGGACTCCAATCGTTCAAGAGCTAAACAGTTCactctcccaaggaaaggtcagtctcaaaaccctgcaaaGCTTTTTCATGCTTCACGGAGTGTTGTACCTCCGGAATCCAGATGGGTCTCTGTCGAGATGTCTCAGAGACGAGGAAGCGTAACTACAACTTAACCGTATTCACAACGAGATTTTCGGACAAACGTTGGTAGCGACTCTTTACCGACGTCTTCAATGCCTTGGCTTCTACTGGCCGGATATGGAGATTCAATATCGATCACTTCAGGGGTCTTGCTCCAATTGTCAACTACCGCCACATCAATTGGAGGTTTTCAAAGTGGCCCCACTAGGGACTGGTGAGAGCCGTATGTCAGTTACCTTCATGACGGAGTACTCCCGACCAGCAAGAAGGACGCATCCAAAATGAAGCAACGAGCCAAGAGATTCGTATTTCATGAAGGAATCATGTACCGCAAAATCTTTGGAGGTGACCTATTACGGTGCCTGGCCAACGTGGAAATCCCGATTTTGATGAAATAAATGCACGAAGGTGAACACCAGGGAAAGAATAAGCtatttctccagatacacgagaaatactactgtcCAAACATGGAAGACGATGCCGCTGCGTTTTTTCAAAGATGCAACGAATGTCAAATTCACGGAAATCTTATTCATGCACCTTCTACTCCTTTACACTCGGTAGTAGTCCGTGGCCGTTTTACAGTTGGGGACTTGacatcatcgggaagatcaaccCGCCCTCGTCAAAACAGCACGAATATATCACAACCGCAACggaatattttaccaagtgggttgaagccattcctctACGAGGGACTACTGGAGCAACAATCGCGGCATTCATTAAGGAACACATCATTTGTcggtttggcgtgcctaaacatatcatTACTGATaatgacactcctttcaccaacAAACAAGTACGAGAGTTGCTCGAGGAATATGTAATTACGCAGGTCCTCTCCACCATCTACTACCCCCAGGGGAACTGGCAAGacgaaagcaccaacaaaaccttaATTCAGATTCTCAGTCGAATAGTGCATGATCGTCCCAGGACATGACACGAACAACTACCAATGACATTGTGGAATACCGGACGACACCTAAGAGTTCTACTGGTGTTTCCCCTTACTTAATCGTCTATGGTGCGGACGCGGTTCTCCCGGCAGAGATAAAAATTccatcagccaggattgcagcagcaagtgGGGTCCACTAGAATGAATCCGAAGCATCGAGCTCCAGGATTGCCGAGTTAGACGTCCTAGACTCCAGGAGAGATAAACAAAGGCACGTACTCAAACATACAGGAGCAGGATCTCCAAAGAGTACGACAAAGTTGGGAAACCACGAGTTTTCATAGTGGGAGATTTAGTTTTGAAAACTTCCAAgaacattcaacaagacatgtccgcatcaaaattctctccaaaatgggaaggtacATATGTGATCACCAAGGCTTACAACACTAGTTATTATAAGATTATTAAATAGGATGGAGGTAAATTGGAaacagtcatcaacggaaaatggctcaaggcgtaCTACGCCTGACCATCGTCCTGTCTCTTGCCGCCTTGCAACGCAACAATCAGGCATTGTCACTCTTCTCACTTTCAGTTATTAAATTCTCCACTAATGAAAACACGTTGATGTAAACTCCATTCACTTAACAAAATCCAATGCGATTTATTTTCCAAAGCAAggttcaaaacccaaaaaaaaagaaagaaaaaaaagaaacgatTCAAACATCGTTGTGCCTACTTATTCAAGACAAAAGTATGACTCAGAGGAGGCCGTCCAATAagttgtagttccttgaaagcatcatttttAGCCTCtcttgatacctttcagtcctactcttcaaattTTGGATCGCCTGTTCCACCTTCTCATATTCTGCAGCCAGAGCTTTTTCCTCTTCCAAGATAGCTTCCGTAGCAGGAACGACATTGGTGATaggcgccaaatattgcattatttatcatcgttttattggcacttatcccattttgcatgCCATAATTCCCCCAtttgtaatgaattttgtattttactctcctcaaggataattacttaatattatttaattttgtatttttaggtaccaaataaagactagatgagttgcggagccaaaagagcaaagacacgggagaaagccggtggaaactctagcggaaaagaagtgaagaatgtgttatggaagactcaaggataaaaataggcttaaaaaggaagaaattgttcttaaagaagaagtgggctcaagattacctaagcccaaatccaattcctaaacccaaatccatatcctaaacccaaaattcaatacccaaacccgttttccttcttaaccgtaagattggatccattccatcatccaacggtctctgcgtcatcatgcatcagatttcgatgcacctgaccaacactacagcacctaactccatcttgagccgttagtttcgttgtatttttgcatccaacggtcgctcataatctgtctccatctcgccgttagatccgtttcagaagttatcatcccacggattcccttcacaaaacatcaaatttgatgatcccgtttaacacctaagcaacctaaccctattacccgcaccaaacgcacccttctcccaaatccatcgagtttctcttccatccctttcttcttctctgcaaccatcttctcccccaaaatcactcaaccatcttctcccccaaatcactcaaccaccaccactcgagccatcatcacttctaacaaccaagacctacttttctagccacttattacatcacctcataatcgtttcatctcacaggaaccctaggttaggagttgatgaaatatgtgaggttagaggataaatcgaaggcatgggtagcatcagcagacgataaggaagcatgggtgagagctatcagtcgttttcagagattaggtaaggattttttgtaaaaccctaatttcactgatttggggattttggaatttttttgttgtaactataaaagggtgttaggggttgtgaaattgggcatctctgggctagccagtgagcaatatttgcagttcaatattaatttcaaaattcattttcaattcatccatgttgaatctctcttatgcataaaggttgaatgtgaattgtatgctgtgtaatgtggagcatgtttatacctgttagtatcatgattacaagcatgtccatgttctaattcacttgctagggtttagaggaagctcttgatcatatgctaggaatgttaatgtatttgtatgttcttttattgagctgaattgccttaggatgaatgcttagccatttgggctacctgcttgtgatcacctgtgctgttagaagacagctgatactaggagtggagctaggtctttggccaagaattcaatccactagagagattgccttaagctaaactagctagagaagctaaatgcctgtgattagttgtgctgattaaagacaactgatgctaggggtaatttggttaggatagttagtagaatcctcattgtagtctttcatgaaagaacaagacatacattgcatcataatttccttagcctagggtcaag encodes:
- the LOC113352541 gene encoding uncharacterized protein LOC113352541, giving the protein MPPLQTVKELQSFMKKVNYIRRFIPGLAQLIVAFTPLLKKGASFIWSTKQQEAFRKIQQILSSPENIIDTAVGALLSQEDDEGIEHPIYYFSRILRDAELRYPRVEKACLALVHAVQKFRHYLMSNKVVLISRADPIKFLFSKPSLIGRPAKWLLQTSKFDITCAPPRAIKGKAVTDLIEAFPREGTTALHEDLSGEFPKISFIEEEAWILYFDASATPRNNTGGVGVVLVSPTGEVFSYSFKLDFQCTKSSAEYEAFLIGLSLDKRAGATRLEVRRDSKLPVNQMNGVYSLKEVTLTPYRSEAQNLLNYFADVNITHIGRNNNKNIDCLATLASKLQFEGLEETLIVKRRNVASTWLAESKDAETDDWRTPIVQELNSSLSQGKVSLKTLQSFFMLHGVLYLRNPDGSLSRCLRDEEA